A stretch of Helicobacter pylori DNA encodes these proteins:
- the fusA gene encoding elongation factor G — protein sequence MARKTPLNRIRNIGIAAHIDAGKTTTSERILFYTGVSHKIGEVHDGAATMDWMEQEKERGITITSAATTCFWKDHQINLIDTPGHVDFTIEVERSMRVLDGAVSVFCSVGGVQPQSETVWRQANKYGVPRIVFVNKMDRIGANFYNVENQIKLRLKANPVPINIPIGAEDTFIGVIDLVQMKAIVWNNETMGAKYDVEEIPSDLLEKAKEYREKLVEAVAEQDEALMEKYLGGEELSVEEIKKGIKTGCLNMSLVPMLCGSSFKNKGVQTLLDAVIDYLPAPTEVVDIKGIDPKTEEEVFVKSSDDGEFAGLAFKIMTDPFVGQLTFVRVYRGKLESGSYVYNSTKDKKERVGRLLKMHSNKREDIKEVYAGEICAFVGLKDTLTGDTLCDEKNAVVLERMEFPEPVIHIAVEPKTKADQEKMGVALGKLAEEDPSFRVMTQEETGQTLIGGMGELHLEIIVDRLKREFKVEAEIGQPQVAFRETIRSSVSKEHKYAKQSGGRGQYGHVFIKLEPKEPGSGYEFVNEISGGVIPKEYIPAVDKGIQEAMQNGVLAGYPVVDFKVTLYDGSYHDVDSSEMAFKIAGSMAFKEASRAANPVLLEPMMKVEVEVPEEYMGDVIGDLNRRRGQINSMDDRLGLKIVNAFVPLVEMFGYSTDLRSATQGRGTYSMEFDHYGEVPSNIAKEIVEKRKG from the coding sequence ATGGCTAGAAAAACCCCATTAAATAGGATCAGAAATATCGGTATCGCCGCTCACATTGATGCCGGGAAAACCACCACTTCTGAAAGGATTTTATTCTATACAGGCGTGAGTCATAAGATTGGCGAAGTGCATGACGGTGCGGCTACAATGGACTGGATGGAGCAAGAAAAAGAAAGAGGGATCACTATCACTTCTGCAGCAACGACTTGCTTTTGGAAGGATCACCAAATCAATTTGATTGACACTCCAGGGCATGTGGATTTCACTATTGAAGTGGAACGATCCATGCGCGTGCTGGATGGTGCGGTTTCGGTGTTTTGCTCGGTGGGGGGCGTGCAACCTCAAAGCGAGACCGTGTGGCGTCAAGCGAATAAATACGGCGTGCCTAGGATTGTTTTTGTCAATAAAATGGATAGGATTGGGGCGAATTTCTATAATGTAGAAAACCAGATTAAGCTTCGCTTGAAAGCCAATCCTGTGCCTATTAATATCCCTATTGGGGCTGAAGACACTTTCATTGGCGTGATTGATTTAGTCCAAATGAAAGCGATCGTTTGGAATAATGAAACCATGGGAGCCAAATACGATGTGGAAGAAATCCCTAGCGATTTGTTAGAAAAGGCTAAAGAATACCGAGAAAAGCTTGTAGAAGCCGTAGCTGAGCAAGATGAAGCCTTAATGGAAAAGTATTTGGGCGGTGAGGAATTAAGCGTTGAAGAAATCAAAAAGGGCATTAAAACAGGTTGTTTGAACATGAGCCTTGTCCCCATGCTTTGTGGTTCTTCTTTTAAAAATAAAGGCGTGCAGACTTTGTTGGATGCGGTGATTGACTACTTGCCAGCGCCTACGGAGGTTGTGGATATTAAGGGGATTGATCCAAAAACTGAAGAAGAGGTTTTTGTGAAATCCAGCGATGATGGCGAGTTTGCCGGTTTGGCGTTTAAAATCATGACGGATCCTTTTGTGGGGCAATTGACTTTTGTGCGCGTGTATCGTGGCAAGCTAGAGTCCGGTAGTTATGTGTATAACTCCACCAAAGACAAAAAAGAGCGCGTGGGGAGACTCCTTAAAATGCACTCTAATAAGAGAGAAGACATTAAAGAAGTTTATGCGGGCGAGATTTGCGCGTTCGTGGGCTTAAAAGACACGCTGACTGGGGACACGCTTTGCGATGAAAAGAATGCTGTCGTTTTAGAAAGGATGGAATTTCCTGAGCCGGTCATTCACATCGCTGTGGAGCCTAAGACGAAAGCAGACCAGGAAAAAATGGGCGTAGCGTTAGGCAAGCTTGCTGAAGAGGATCCAAGCTTTAGGGTGATGACTCAAGAAGAAACCGGGCAAACTCTCATTGGCGGTATGGGTGAATTGCACCTAGAAATCATTGTGGATAGATTGAAGAGAGAATTTAAGGTGGAAGCTGAAATCGGTCAGCCGCAAGTCGCCTTTAGAGAGACTATCCGCTCAAGCGTGAGCAAAGAGCATAAATACGCTAAGCAAAGCGGTGGTCGTGGGCAATACGGGCATGTGTTTATCAAGCTTGAGCCTAAAGAGCCTGGCAGTGGGTATGAATTTGTGAATGAAATTTCTGGGGGCGTGATCCCTAAAGAATATATCCCTGCGGTGGATAAGGGTATCCAAGAAGCGATGCAAAATGGCGTTTTGGCAGGCTATCCGGTGGTGGATTTTAAAGTTACCCTTTATGATGGGAGCTACCATGATGTGGATTCTTCGGAAATGGCGTTTAAAATCGCTGGATCTATGGCGTTTAAAGAAGCGAGTCGTGCGGCTAACCCAGTTTTACTAGAGCCTATGATGAAAGTGGAAGTGGAAGTCCCTGAAGAATACATGGGCGATGTGATTGGCGATTTGAATAGAAGAAGAGGGCAAATCAATTCTATGGACGATAGATTAGGCTTGAAAATCGTGAACGCTTTCGTGCCGTTAGTGGAAATGTTTGGTTATTCCACAGATTTACGATCAGCTACCCAAGGGCGTGGGACTTACTCTATGGAGTTTGACCATTATGGCGAAGTGCCTAGCAATATCGCTAAGGAAATTGTAGAAAAGCGTAAGGGTTGA
- a CDS encoding aldo/keto reductase — protein sequence MQQRHLGPLKVGALALGCMGMTYGYGEVHDKKQMVKLIHKALELGINFFDTAEAYGEDNEKLLGEAIKPFKDKVVVASKFGIYYADPNDKYATMFLDSSPNRIKSAIEGSLKRLKVECIDLYYQHRMDTNTPIEEVAEVMQALIKEGKIKAWGMSEAGLSSIQKAHQICPLSALQSEYSLWWHEPEKEILGFLEKEKIGFVAFSPLGKGFLGAKFEKNATFTSEDFRSVCPRFNQENLAKNYILVELIQDHAHAKGVTPAQLALSWILHTQKIIVPLFGTTKESRLIENIGALQVSWSQKELEIFQKELTAIKIEGARYPERINKMVNQ from the coding sequence ATGCAACAGCGTCATTTAGGCCCTTTAAAAGTGGGCGCATTAGCTCTAGGGTGCATGGGCATGACTTATGGGTATGGGGAAGTCCATGATAAAAAGCAGATGGTTAAACTTATCCATAAGGCTTTGGAATTGGGTATTAACTTTTTTGACACTGCAGAGGCTTATGGGGAAGATAATGAAAAGCTTTTAGGCGAAGCGATCAAGCCTTTTAAAGACAAGGTTGTGGTAGCGAGCAAGTTTGGGATTTACTACGCAGATCCTAATGACAAATACGCAACCATGTTTTTAGACTCCAGTCCTAACCGCATTAAGAGCGCCATTGAAGGGAGTTTGAAACGCTTAAAAGTAGAATGCATTGATTTATACTACCAACACCGCATGGATACTAACACGCCCATAGAAGAAGTGGCAGAAGTTATGCAAGCTCTTATTAAAGAAGGAAAAATTAAAGCTTGGGGGATGAGTGAGGCAGGGTTATCTAGCATCCAAAAAGCCCATCAAATTTGCCCTTTAAGCGCGTTGCAGAGCGAATATTCCTTGTGGTGGCACGAACCTGAAAAAGAGATTTTAGGTTTTTTAGAAAAAGAAAAAATTGGCTTTGTCGCTTTTTCGCCTTTGGGTAAGGGGTTTTTAGGCGCGAAATTTGAAAAAAATGCCACTTTCACTAGTGAGGATTTTAGAAGCGTTTGTCCTAGGTTTAATCAAGAAAATCTAGCCAAAAATTACATCTTGGTGGAATTAATCCAAGATCATGCACACGCTAAAGGCGTTACACCAGCCCAACTGGCTCTCTCATGGATTTTGCACACGCAAAAAATCATTGTCCCTCTCTTTGGCACCACCAAAGAATCCAGGCTCATAGAAAATATAGGGGCTTTGCAGGTTTCTTGGAGTCAAAAAGAATTGGAGATTTTCCAAAAAGAATTGACTGCAATCAAAATAGAAGGGGCCCGCTACCCTGAAAGAATCAATAAAATGGTGAATCAATAA
- the waaF gene encoding lipopolysaccharide heptosyltransferase II → MSVNAPKRMRILLRLPNWLGDGVMASSLFYTLKHHYPNAHFILVGPTITCELFKKDEKIEAVFIDDTKKSFFRLLATYKLAQKIGRCDIAIALNNHFYSAFLLYATKTPVRIGFAQFFRSLFLSHAITAAPKEYHQVEKYCFLFSQFLEKELDQKSVLPLKLAFDLPTHTPNTPKKIGFNPSASYGSAKRWPASYYAEVAAVLLEEGHEIYFFGAKEDTIVSEEILKLIKGLLKNPLLSRNAYNLCGKTSIEELIQRIAVLDLFITNDSGPMHVAASTQTPLIALFGPTDEKETRPYKAQKTIVLNHHLSCAPCKKRVCPLKNEKNHLCMRSITPLEVLQAARTLLEEP, encoded by the coding sequence ATGAGCGTAAATGCGCCCAAACGCATGCGTATTTTATTGCGTTTGCCTAATTGGTTAGGCGATGGGGTGATGGCAAGCTCGCTTTTTTACACCCTTAAACACCACTACCCTAACGCGCATTTTATCTTAGTGGGCCCAACCATTACTTGCGAACTTTTCAAAAAAGATGAAAAAATAGAAGCCGTTTTTATAGACGACACCAAAAAATCCTTTTTCAGGCTGCTAGCCACTTACAAACTCGCTCAAAAAATAGGGCGTTGCGATATAGCGATCGCATTAAACAACCATTTTTATTCCGCTTTTTTGCTCTATGCGACAAAAACGCCCGTTCGCATCGGTTTTGCTCAATTTTTTCGTTCTTTGTTTCTCAGCCATGCGATAACTGCTGCCCCTAAAGAGTATCATCAAGTGGAAAAGTATTGCTTTTTGTTTTCGCAATTTTTAGAAAAAGAATTGGATCAAAAAAGCGTTTTACCCTTAAAACTAGCCTTTGATCTCCCCACTCACACCCCAAACACCCCTAAAAAAATCGGCTTTAACCCTAGCGCAAGCTATGGGAGCGCTAAAAGATGGCCAGCTTCTTATTACGCTGAAGTTGCGGCTGTTTTGTTAGAAGAAGGGCATGAAATTTATTTTTTTGGGGCTAAAGAAGACACTATCGTTTCTGAAGAAATTTTAAAACTCATCAAAGGCTTGTTAAAAAACCCCTTATTATCCCGTAACGCTTACAATCTGTGCGGGAAAACAAGCATTGAAGAATTGATACAACGCATCGCTGTTTTAGATTTATTCATCACTAACGATAGCGGCCCCATGCATGTGGCTGCTAGCACGCAAACCCCCTTAATCGCTCTTTTTGGCCCCACTGATGAAAAAGAGACTCGCCCCTATAAAGCTCAAAAAACGATTGTGTTGAACCACCATTTAAGCTGTGCGCCTTGCAAGAAACGAGTTTGCCCCTTAAAGAATGAAAAAAACCATTTGTGCATGCGATCTATCACGCCCCTTGAAGTCCTTCAAGCCGCTCGCACTCTTTTAGAAGAGCCTTAA